Sequence from the Rubinisphaera margarita genome:
AACGACCACCAGACCGATAAGCAGATTCGTGATCAAGGTCGACCAGGTGAGCGTCTGCAATCGTTCCCAGACCCGTTCCAGCCAGGTCGAGCGGCGAGGTTGTGAGATCAATTCCACGTTCTCATCGACCGGCATCAGCACCGTGTCGACGGCGTGATGAACCTTCCAGTCGGTCTGCATGATCGGCAGCGACATGGTCTCGCTCTGACCGATGTCGACACGAAACTCGGGAACGTCGAGTCGTTCGGTCCAGGTTCCGGTTGTCGTCGCGGCTGGTCGACGATAAAGCAGGCGAATGGCCCGCGGGGTCCCGTCCGTTCCGGTTGCTGGCAGAGGCACGATGAATCCCTGAGTAAGTTTGCGGACTGTCATCGGTGTTCCATCAACGGTTGCCGACCAAAGCACCGCCCCTTCCGGCAATGCTACCAGCAGACTCTGCACACCGGCTGCCAGGAGAGTCAGCTGCGCCTGCTGTTGAATGTGGGAATCGTTCACGAGCAGCGTATCGATCAACAACTGTTGACCGACAGCGCGAGGCACGGCGTGAGCGGTGAACTCGTCCAGCGTGAACTCGATCGTCGCATCCGGTTCGATCAGGTGATAGCCGGTGACAACCCGCTTCGTACCCACTTCCGCTGGCATCGGCAGATCCGTCGGGTCAATCGGCGAGACCGCCGTGCCCCGCTGGGACGTGGCCGTGACATCGACGTACTGTTCTTCATCCGCCAGAAACGCCACATACTGTTCCTGGAGTTCCGCCTGTTTGAACTGCAGAAGAGGCACCGACATCGACTCGGCGTCTTCGCGAGGCAGCACGAGTTGCAGTGACAGCCGAATTGTCCCCGTCACATAACGATCAAACGTCAGGTCCCAGACGGTTTTCTCATCGACTTCCCGCTGTCGCTGGCGGGAGATCCGCGCGTCTCCCGAAATCTGAAACTCTCCTTTCACCGGGATCAGAGCCGGCAGTTCAATCTGCAGTTCCCTGAGACCTCCCCCGCTGATGTCGAGTTCCACGCGATGCCCGAAGGCTATCGACTGCTCATCGGCATCGACGGTCGTCAGCTTCATCACATTGAAACGAGACGGCTTGCGTTGAACTTCGATGCGGCCGTCGATTTCGGCATTCTGATAGCGATAGGAGAACAACTCTTCCGGTGTCCCCAGGAACACGGGATCCATGCCGGTGATCTCCTGCGGCACGACCTCAAGCCGCGGGCTTCCGGCAACGGTGTAAGCGCCTTCCAGAATCTGAACATTGTCCAGATTGATTTCCGGAAGTGAGAACGTCATCCCTCCGCCATCTTCCCCTTCGACGCGCGACTGACGAACCAGTATGGAAATCGATCGTTTCTGCCCCGCAGCCAGCGGAGGATTCAGGGGAATCCGAATCCGCGCCCCGCCTTCTCCTCGGGAGACGTATTGCCATTCGATGGGAGCGGCATCCTGTTGAACCAGATCGACCGTCCAGCCTTCGGGCAGATCGGCCTGGACTTCGTAAAGCGGAGCAAACAGCGACTGCAGCGTAAAGGCGGCGAGCAGGCTCATCTCCAGTTCCTGCAGATCAAGCCGCTGCGAGACGGCGGCCTGAACTTCCCCAGTTGTTTCATCGACGGCCAGTCGAAACACGAAATCGGACTGCCACCAGTCGTAGAACCGCATTGGCCCCTGCGGAGTGAATCCCTCCATCGCTTTCCAGTTCCGTGTTGCCGGTCGAATGCCCTCCATGGCGAGAGTCTTCACACGAATCTCTCCCGGAGAGGAAATGCTCAATCCGCCGGTATGTGTGGTCGCTCCCTTCAACTGCAAAGTAGCGACTGTCCACTCTTCGTTCTCGGTCGCGAGCTGAATGCCGCGCATCGTGACACGTGTGCGTTCGGGCAGCACTTCGCGAAACGTCAGCACAACCTGAGTTCGTTGCGGGTCTTCCGGATCGTCCAGCAGTTCCCAGGCTTCCAGTCCCGTGGCGGCAACATCGGTGATCTCCAGCCGGCTGGGAACGGAGAATTCGAGCCGAGAGAACCGCTTTCCATAGGAATCGATCTGCGTCACGGTCTGCCAGTCGAGGCTGTCACGCTCGAGACCGACAGCGTACACGGTCTGGGCGAAGACGAGAGATTCGTCGAGCGACTCCTCAATGGCATCAGTCCACTGCAGCTGGGCCTGTGCCGCTCCCCCCGCGGGGAGCGTAATCGTCCGGGCATCGGCGGCTTTCTGAGATTCCTCCAGTCGATCGCCATTGAACCGCAGCCGACGACCGGCTGGGACTTCAACGGACAGGGTCGACGGCACGCCGGGGATCAGACTCAGCGTTCCGAGTTCATCGGTACCGGCTCGAACGACCGGCAGTGTCATTTCGAGCGTGAGCGTATCGGCTCCCACGAAGTCGGTGATCATGACCGGGCCCTCGCAAGGCCCCGACAGTCCAAGCGGAGCCGGTTGTCCCTTCCAGGTCGCTTTCTCCAGCGTCACCTGTCGGATCGGCAACGGAAGACACGCCCAGCCGGCGACCGACTTCGAGATCCGGCAGTTTGCCGTCACCGCGATAACGTCTCCCTGCAGGACCACTTCGTAAGCAACATGCTCGATCAGAATCTGAACCGGACGGCCTTCCGGGCCGGGGGTCGCCTGTTCGGCGTTCTGCAATAACTGCTCGAATTCGTTGCGGTCAACCAGGACGCCTGGCTCCACCTGGGACCAGTATTCGGCCAGCGCATTTTCGGGCACATAAATGCGTTCGTAGCGATCGTCTGGAAGACGTTCGGCCTCGTTATTCGGCTGAGCGACGAGACGCTGAGCCGGGGTTATCAGCAGCATCAACATCAGGAACGGAACGAGCGATTTCATACCTGCCCCTCCTGGTCCCGATGAGGGGGCTCATCGTCGTGCAGCGATCGGTCGTCGAGTTCGGCATACTCCGTTTCCGGCTCAGAGGGTCTGCAGCAATACCTCAACTGAAACAGACCGTGCACGAACCAGACGAGCAGCAGAATCACAATTCCGAACCGAGCGGAGTAGACCGCCTCTTCGACGAGGTCGGGCATAAACTGCAGAACAGCCGCCAGAATCGTCGCGGCGACCAGCAGGACCAGAATCTTATTCTCCCACGTCGACTTCACCAGCACGAGTGCGATCACGAGGAGCAGCAGCGTGAGCAGAGCAGTGACGTAGTCGCGGTTCCAGTAAGACAGCTCCAGCGACTCACTGCTGCCGACAGCGGTGTAGATGTAGGGCACACCTTCTGTCGGGAAGTTCACAGCTCCCCCGGGTGTCGCCAGCCATTTGGTCTGATCCACGTAATAGGTATCGTTCTGAATGCCTGTCGAGATCGAGGCACTGCGCGAAGCGCTGATCCGCCGGAACGGCAACTCGGCACGAACGGGAACGTATCGTTCGGGGAGCCAGACGATACACCGACTTTCCTGCACGACGGCCGCGTTCTCACTGGCGGTCAGCAATCGTGGGAGTGGGAATTCGGCCGCCCCTCGCAGTGTTGATTCGGAGAGTTCCTGTCCGGTCATCAGGTACTGCAACGTCAGCAAAAAAGGCTCATCGGAGCTCTTACTGCGACTGACATTGAGCACATAGTTCACGAGATCCGCGTCCGACGACTCTTCCCCCCGTTGCAGGACTCGCGTTTCGCCATCGATCTGCACCACCATCGGTTGCGCCGACTCGGGCAACTGGATCAGCAGTCGCTGGCGTTGGCTGCTGCGGACCTGCAGTCGCGAGCGGACCGCCACATCGGTCGAATTGCCGATGACGAATTCCGTCAGCATCCGCGAAACCACCGTGCTGACTACCTCTGCGACGTCGTAACGAGACACCGTCAACGCGAGTTGAATCGGTTCCTCGTCCTTCTGGAACGGGTAACGAAACGCCTGATGTCCGTTGGAGGGCAAACGGTTGAGTTCGCGAACGTCGATCGGCTCCAGTCCGGCACCCTCTCCCTGAACGAGAACGGACAAAGCGGGATCGGTCTGGACGACAACTTCTCCGCTCGACCGGATCAGTTCGATCTCACGACCGGCGGGCCTTGCCAGGCCGAGGGCTTTGGGGATGAGCAGCGTCTCGTTGCGAGGGGGCGTGGCCGCCGGATCGGCTTCGTTCTCCGCGGCTTCCTGTCCGGACTGCAGCGAAATGTCGTAAGTCAAACGGAACCGCTGCCAGCCGGTGGCCGGTCGCTGCGTCTGAATCAGCCAGACAACCCAGGGACTCTCCTCCTCGGCTTGTTCCGGTGTCTTCTGCTGGATGGGCACGCTCGATTTGTCCGCCGTTTCAATCTCGATCTGACTGCTGTACTCACGAGGCACGGCGATGCGGAACTGATCGACCCCGGCATATTGGACATGAAACCAGACCTCGGTGTTGACCGAGATTCCCGAAGGCTGGACCTGAACCGTGGTCGCCGCTTCTGCAGTCAACCGCGTCGGACGCCGCACGGTGCGAACCGGGATTTCGACCGGACGGGTCTGATACTTCCAGGCAGCTCGGATCTGAGTGTCGCGAAAGTGATAGTCGCCCAGTTCGCTATTAGGGATCGACTGCGCATTGCGGATCTGGCTTTCTTCGGCGGCCAGTTCGATGGCTTCAATCGTAAAGACGCCGATTCGCCCTTCCTCCTGCCGAACGCCCATTGGTTCGAACAATGGCAGGTTGTCGAGTTCAGCCGTCTCCCCCTGCAAATATCCTTCGGGCGGCGGGACGTAGCCACGGATCCCGACGGCCACATTGCCCTGGGTCCGTTCTTTCAATGCGAGAGTCAACACGCGAGACTGCTCATCGAGCTGATACTCGGCCATCTGGGCACATTCGACGTTCGTCAGCTCGAACCCTTCGGGAATCTTCAACTGCAGTTGAAACAGACCGGCCTTGGTAATGTCGTACGACAGCGACGACACCAGTTCGATCCGCTGTTCGCGGAAGACAACGAGACTGTCGAGTTTCACATCCAGAATCGGTTGAACCGGTTCGGCTTTCACCACGAGTTCGATTCGCGGCGAGAAATAACGGAAGGCGAGCTGGGCATCCGACTTCTCGCCCAGATCGGTCCGAACGAGCCCCGCCTGTTGCTGCACCACGAGATTCAGTTCTTCGCCGTGCATCAGAGCGATCTGGCCCTGTTCGCGGGTCACATCCAGACTGTGAATCCCGTGGGCGGCTCCATTCTCGCCGATCCCCGCGAGGGAAACGTTTTCTTCCGAGAGGGATCGTTCGGTGTGAATCTCCACCTCGCAACTCCCTTCAACCGGGGCGAGCAGCTTGATCTCGATGACTTGCCGCTGGTCTTCCTGAGCCACCGTCCAGCCTTCGAGACGTGTGGAACTGGTCACATCCAGGATCCGGTCTCCTTTGGGGACAGCGATCCGCATCGTCTGCAGTTCGCCACGTAAAACGCGATAACTCAATTTGGCCGAGGTATGAATCAGCCCTTCCCCCACGGTGACCTGCAACTGGTTGTTGACCGTGGTCAACAGATCCATTTCCGGGCGGTCGCTCACATCCGGGGCCCATGAAGCGATGACTCGATCAATCGCTCCGAGACTCACGGCAATGGCCGAGACATCACCTTCCGGCGGAGCGGGCAAAGGGACCTCCAGATGCCGCGGGCTGATCTGAATCTTCTGATTGGTCTTCGGCACCGTCAGTTGGAAGGTCGTGATCCCGACCGAAGGAACCGTTAATTCCAACGTCGGACCAGACGGCGATTGCTTGATCTTCTTCAACAGGCTGACCGTCACGGTGTATTCGCCGGCCGTCGGAAACAGCAGTTCGTAAGTTCCTGCTCCCGTCCCGCGCAGCAGGACGCTTTCTCCGGCGGAGGTTTTGATCTCCCCGACCGCTGCATCGCCGAAGTTGACGGGCAGAGCGGCCCATTTCTTCGCCAGCGCCCTGCACTCGAACGTCGCGGTGATCTCGGCGACTTCCCCTTTCACGGTTCCGACGTACGTCGCTCTGGAGATGACCGCAGCTGACTGTGGATCTGTTCCCTCCTGTCCCTGTTCGGCTCGGCGGACGAGATCGAGATACTCTTCGTAAGACAGGACGACTTTGGATTTCAGCCGATCGATTACATCGCTCAGCCGGTCGTACGGGATGTAAATCAGATGATCGACCGGACCTGGCTGAGCGCCCTCTTCCGCGGCGTCGTTTCCTCCAGCGGGTTGCTCAGCCGCCGCGTCGGTCGAAGCCGGTGTTTCCGGCGGCGTCTCTGAAGCCGCCTGGGCGTCCGGAGCAGGAGTTTCCTGGGCCTGCGTTACGGAACCGAGCATCACTACGCCCAGCCAGACTGCCATTAACGAAGCCAGCAGAGGCAGGAAGCAGGGCCGGGCAGGCACGCCGGAACGAACGCGGTTCCGGCAGCAATTGAAGCACGCAGACATGGGTTTTCCCGTGGATGGTCAATCGCGATGCAACGGGTCCGATCAGAACCGATCGGACTCTGGATATCAGAGATGGCACAGCCATCAGCTCGGACCGGCCCATGAGGAACCAGTCCAGCTCATTTCGTACGGCCATGATGAGCCGCGAAAGAAGTCACGCAGGATCGCACCACCCCCGACAGGCGAAACAAGGGGTAGTGCAACCTGGCTTTACCATATCCTATGACGCAGGGGAAAAGGAAATTGTTTCCGTGAATTCGCGGATTCGCGAAAACGGAGGCGATCCGGCAAGACCATCCGCGCGACGTGGACTGTCGCGATCGTTCAAGACTGCTGAGGTTTGTCGTCTTTGCGGAGGTAGTTCGGCGTGTAAATGCCCAGCCGCGCCGTCCAGTAGTTCATCATCGCCTCGAGCGTTCGCAGCCCGTAAGTCACGCTGCGGCTGAAGTTGATGCTGGAGGCTTCATCGAAATAACGAACGGGAACCGGGATGTCTCCCAGCTTGAAGCCGAAGCGAACCGTCTGCACGAGGAACTGCGTATCGAAGACGAAGTCATCGGAGTTCTTCTCGTACGGGATCGTTTCGAGCACCTTCCGCGAGTAAGCCCGGAAGCCGCTGTGGAAATCGCCGAGGTTTTGGCCCAGTGCGATGTTCTCAAAGGTCGTCAGAAAGCGATTGGCAATGTACTTGTAACGGGGCATGCCACCAGCCAGCGCTTCCGCGCGACTGCGAATGCGGGAACCGAGAATGCAGTCACAGATTCCCAGATGAATCAGTTGAGCGGCCAGCGGAACCACACGGCTGTCGTACTGGTAATCGGGATGGATCATTACAACGACATCGGCATCGCGTTCGAGCGCGGCTGCGTAACAGGTTTTCTGATTGCCGCCGTAGCCTTTGTTCTGTTCGTGCTGGATCACCGTCAGCCCGAGTTCCCGGGCGATCTCGACGGTATTGTCCTTGCTGCAGTCATCAACCAGAATGACTTCCTGCACCGTTCCCGGCGGAATGTCGTCGAGCGTTCGCTTGAGCGTTGCTGCCGCATTGTAGGCCGGCATCACGGCCACAATTTTCGGGCGAGCCGCCGGCTGCTCAAGTTGTTCCTCAGATGTCGTTTCCATGCGAGGTATCGTAGCCAGTAATTCCAGCGCTGCCGAGTGTGAAGAGGCTGGTTCTTCGCAGTGGAGCTGGTTCATCAGATTCGAACTCTCGGAAAGGGAAACTTCAAACGGAGACAGCCGTTTCGCGGGGATTCGTACTGGCGGCCACGCGGACGGTGTTGCGTCCTTCGTGTTTGGCCTGGTAAAGGGCATCGTCGGCCGCTTCGATGAGCGAGTCGACCGTCATGGCCTGTCGCGGGAAGCAGGCCAGACCAATACTGACGCTGATCAGAATCCGTTGTTTCTGATGCAGGACAACCATGCGGCTCGTCGCGAACCGGATCGACTCGGCGATTCGACTTGCCCCCTGCATCCCGACGCCGGGAAGGAGAATCGCCATCTCCTCGCCGCCATAACGGGCGACCAGAGGACAGTCGGTCGAACGGACTTTCTGAGATTCACCCTCCAGTAACCGGGCGAACTGACGCAGGACTTCGTCGCCGGCCTGATGTCCGTAACGATCGTTGATCGATTTGAAATGATCCAGATCGAGTAGCAGGAGCGAACACTCGTTGCCGTTTCGTCGAGCGGTTTCGAGTTCTTTGACGATCCGCTGATCAAACGTGCGACGGTTCGCCAGTTCGGTCAGTCCATCGAGGCTCGCTTTGCGTTCCACGGAGACGCGATCGACCACTCGGAGAAGCGCTTCGGCCAGGAACTCACCGGCCCACAATGCCAGCGACACCTGCATGCGGGAGAACACGCCTTGATCTTTCCGCGTCAGACAGAGAATGCCGATCAGCTTATCATTCTGATACAGCGGCACGGCCAACGCGCGACCGAGCAGGCTGGTGACTCCGGCTTCCTTCAACTGTTTCGGATTGAGGCTGCCTGTCAGGCCGCTTTCCCGGCTCCAGCGGGCGATCCGTAATTCGTGATCTCGCCACAATCCTTCCACACCGACCTGAAGGCCGGTTCCCTGTCGACAGATGGCCCGGGGATGACGTTCGTTGCCGCCGGAGAACAGAATCAACGCGCCCCGATCGGCTTCCACCAGACTTGTCAGCCGTTTGACGAAGTCATCGAGCAATCGGGTCGGGACGTCGTAGTATCGATCCGCGATAGTCCGCAGGGCAAGTTTTTCCTGAGTCAACTTGAGTAGCTGCTGTTGATCGACGGCGTTCATGCGATGCCGAAGCAACCCGGTGACCTGATCGAGCATTCGCTCCGCAGCTTCCTGCTGACGATGCAGTTCGGCATTTCGCGGGAACAGCTGCGTCACCGCGATGACACCAAACGTGCCATGCTGATCGGTCACCCCCAGCAGATGAAGTTCGCTGATTCGGCGTCGTTCGTCGATCGAAAGACAGCGGACGAACTGCGAGTTGTAGAGTTCCGCGTCGGTGATCCGACAGATGCGGTCCTGCAGGACACGATCGATCCAGCCTTGATCGAAGACCAGCTGATCAAGCGTCGGCCGGGACAGGCCTCGCTGGGCATACAGGTCCACGCCGCGACCATCGTAGGTGAAAAAAGCTCCAAAGCCGGTGCTTGTATGCGGGATGAACTTTTTGAGAAGAACTTCGACGGTGCGCATGGGGTCCGTCTGAGCGAAGAGTTCCGCCAGCAGGCCGTTCTCGACCTTCATCAGCTGGCGTTCACGCTGGGCGGAGGTGAGTTCGCCTTCGAGCTTTTTCAGTTCGGCGAGCAGCCCTTCCTCGCGATCCTCGCGTCTGTACTTGTAGTACAGATAAATCCCGTACTGAAATGCACAGATCAGGGACAGCGTGGCCGCGAGACCAAACATTTCTCCCAGGACCGCGAAACGGTATATGAAATCTGAGATCGTCATCCAAACCACTAAGACCGATCTTTCCGCTCGTTACGAGGACGTCCATTACCTTTTACAGGAGCGCATTCACTCGTGTCGCGCTGGCTTGAACAAGTCCGATCGATAGGAAGATTTCCGGTCGATGCAGTCTCTGATCACCTTTGTTCCTGGCCCGACTCAATGACACGGCGACTGTACGAATCTCCTTCAAGGCTAGCACGACGAAGTCCTCCTCTGTCGGCAAGACTTGAGGAATCCCGCCCTCGGCAAAGTCACTTTACTCCCAGTGGTCGATATAATCGCTGTGACCCCTATAATGCCGTCGGCCTTGAGCGATTCTCGCTCCCAAAAGAACGGTCGCAGCGATTTTCCCGCCTCAAGATTCCGTCCTATTCCTGCTCTTTCAGCCCGAAAGTCGAGCCGAACCATGTCATCAGAAATCGGAAACAGCGAAATCCCACTCGACGAAACCCTCGAATTGCGAGGTGTCGTGGTCCGCTATCCGGGCTTCTGGAGTGTCGAACGAACAGAGGACGACGAGAAGCTCTCGGTGACGCTGAACAGCACCGGCACCACGTTCTGGATGCTGACGATCATTCCCGGCCCGGTCGATTTCGGAAGCGTTTTCGAGGCGGCGATCAAGTCCTACGAAGAGGAATACGAAGACGTTGACGTCTACGATCGCCTCGACGAAGAACACGCCGACTGGATCCAGCAGGAACTCGAACTGCAGTGCCACGACCTGGTCACGAAAGTCGTCCTGAACGTGATGCCACTGGAAGTCTGCTCGCTGTTCATCCTTTATCAGGGACTCGACTCCGAACTCGACAACCTCCGCCCTCTGCTCGATTCAATTACCAGCAGTGTTCGTATCGATCCTCAGCAGCTGTTCTAGGACTCGCACCACCAGATCGCGTGAACACGGGTGGCCCCTCAATCCGTACAGTCATCGTCAGCCACTGACACAGACATTCCTGTCTGTGCAGATCAACTGTCGCAGCGGTTTCGGCCCTTAAGTCCACAGGGGTGGCCGGATCGCTCAGACGCGTGCGTCTGAGTGGCAAAGCCACAAGAGGTCGCTGACCGACGGACTTTGTCTATTCGGCCAGACTCCCATCAAGATTCTGGGTGGTCGCTTTAGGGAGTAACAGGCGCTCAAGACAAGCCTCCTGTTGCTCCTCAATACAGAGATGAATCTCTGTACCATCCTTTTGGGATCAGGCCGACGAAGTCCTCGAGCGGCCCGGATAGCTCTGCGATCTGGACGGCGAGGAACGCGGGATTTATTGTGGCGAGGGTTTTGCGGTTTTCTGCGAATTTGATCGGGTATAATGGAATCTTCGGGAAGTTTGTCTGACCAAGGAGGTTGTCATCAGTTTACCCAAGGAATTTCGCTACACATCACAAGATGCTCGCCGTGTGAAGAGCGTCTACGACACGCTTGACGAGAAGAACCGGCGGCGGTTTGCTGCCTCGCTCGCGACGGTTCTGCCGCACGGCGGTGTCTGCTACGTCGCCGAAGTGCTGGGTTGTGCCGAGAGCACGATCTACGTCGGGCTCAACGAACTCGATGAGCTGGAAGACGGAGACCCGCTCGAAGGTCGAGTTCGTGCTGAGGGAGCGGGCCGCCCTCAAAAACCAAGTCCTGCCCCGAGCTAACGCCCTGCCTGCTCGAAGTGGTCGCTGACAACACGGCAGGAAGTCCGGTTGATGAGAATCTCAAGTGGACTCATCTCCCGTTGACGCAGATCGTGCAGAAACTCGCTCGGCGCGGGATCCGTGTCTGCCGTAAGACCATTCGCAAGATTCTGCGCTCTCTCGGATTTCGCAGTCGGCGTCTGGTTAAGTCGGTCACACTGTCTCCCAGCCGAGATCGCGACGCCCAGTTTCGGAAGATCAGCCGGCTCAGCAAGAAGTACCGTCGACGTGGCGATCCCGTTTTCAGCCTCGATAGTAAGCGTAAAGAGCAACTGGGCCGCATTTATCGGGAAGGGATGGTCTGGGCCGATGGGCCGGCTCAGGTGCTGGACCATGCCCTGCCGGCGTACGTGGAAGGCGAAGTGACGCCGCACGGTTTGTACGATCCGTCGCGCCATCTCGCGCATGTGCACATCACAACCGGTTCAGACACGGGCGAGTTCGCCGTGGAGAGTTTGCGACGGTTCTGGCACAAGCACGCCGCCGAGGATTATGGTCAGGCGAACTCGATGTTGCTTCTGTGCGACTGTGGCGGCAGCAACAGTTTCCGATCGCACGCCTTCAAGTCCCATTTGGGTGAGTTGGCTGCGGAGTTGAAGATGTCAATTCGGGTGGCTCACCTGCCGGTGTACTGCTCGAAATACAATCCGATTGAAAGGAGGGTGTTCGCCCACGTGGAACGAAGTTTTCGGGGGCGGATCTTTGGTGACGGGGCGTCAGTGGCTCAAGCCGTCCGGGAGACTGAGCTGTGCGAGAAATCGGGCCTGACCATCACGGCCAGCGTGATTGACACGGAGTACGTGCCAGTGCGGCAGTCGCGACGGAAGTACGATCTCAGCGACCTGGCAATCACTCACGACCGCCACTTGCCGGACTACAATTACGTCATCAAGCCGAGAACCCTCTGAGCAATAAATCCCACGTTCCAAGCCGTAGGAGAATGCCGTTTGGCGAGGGGAAAAGTTCAGCCCTGCCTCGTCTTCCCGCAGAGAAAGGCTCTCACCAATCACCCGGTTCAATCGCATCCTCCGACGGCTGCGCCGCCCCGAAAGAATCTTTCGGGGCCACCCCTCGACTACGCTTGCAGTGCATCTGCACGAGGCTTGTCGGATGGCTCAGACGCGTGCGTCTGAGTGGCAAAGCCACAAGAGGTCGCTGACCGACGGACTTTGTCTGTTCGGCCAGTCTCCCATGAAATCGTTCGCAAATACTTCTCCAGCGAAACACTGCTTCTTCCTGTGACTTCGTCACCCAGACGTGCACGTCTGGGCCATCCCGATTCCGGGTGTTATGAACTATTGACGTCCAATCCCGTCCTCCGACGGCTGCGCCGCCCCGAAAGAATCTTTCGGGGCCACCCCTCGACCATGCTTGCGCCGCATTTGCACGCGTCTCCCTGAACTCTTTCACGCTCATCGGTGTCGTTCTGCCGGGCCGATCTACCAACCGGCTGGCGATCTCCGTAGTATTACGAAGAGCCGGACGGGTGCGTCGTCATGACCGCTCCGTCGGGCTCCGGGACACCATATCTGAAATGATTTGCGCTGAAAGACGTGACATGATTATCGTGATGCGACAGGATGCTTCGCGGGAAGCCGCAGAGGATGTCGCCCGTCGGGTGGAAGCTCTGGGACTCAAACCCCATCTCATCTTCGGGGAAGAACGAACCGTCGTCGCCGTGGTCGGAGATGACCGGCGGAAAGACCGGGAGAAGTTCGAATCCTGTGCCGGCGTCGACAAAGTGCTGCCGATTCTCGCTGAGTACAAGATCGCTTCTCGCGAAACCAAGCCCGAGCCAACCGTCATTCGAGTGCAGGACCTCGTCATCGGAGACGGGCACTTCGGCGTCATCGCCGGCCCCTGTTCGGTTGAGAGCGAAGAACAGATCATGGCGTCCGCCCGAGCGGTCAAAGCAGCCGGCGCTCGCGGGCTTCGCGGCGGAGCCTTCAAACCGCGCACAAGCCCCTACTCGTTCCAGGGCATGAAAGAAGATGGCCTGAAGCTGCTGGCCGCCGCCCGGGAAGAAACAGGTCTGGCCGTCGTGACGGAAGTCATGACGCCGCACCATGTCGATCTCGTCGCGAGTTACGCCGATATCATGCAGATCGGTGCCCGCAACATGCAGAACTACCATCTGCTGCAGGCGGTCGGTGAATGCGATCGCCCGGTGATGCTCAAACGCGGGGCATCCGCGACGATGGATGAGTTCCTGCTCGCCGCCGAGTACATTCTCGATCAGGGGAATCAACAGGTCATTCTCTGCGAACGCGGCATCCGCACGTTCGAATCCCACACCCGCTTCACACTGCCTCTCGCTTCGGTCCCTTACCTGAAGTCGAAGACCCATCTG
This genomic interval carries:
- a CDS encoding glycosyltransferase family 2 protein, with the protein product METTSEEQLEQPAARPKIVAVMPAYNAAATLKRTLDDIPPGTVQEVILVDDCSKDNTVEIARELGLTVIQHEQNKGYGGNQKTCYAAALERDADVVVMIHPDYQYDSRVVPLAAQLIHLGICDCILGSRIRSRAEALAGGMPRYKYIANRFLTTFENIALGQNLGDFHSGFRAYSRKVLETIPYEKNSDDFVFDTQFLVQTVRFGFKLGDIPVPVRYFDEASSINFSRSVTYGLRTLEAMMNYWTARLGIYTPNYLRKDDKPQQS
- a CDS encoding GGDEF domain-containing protein, yielding MTISDFIYRFAVLGEMFGLAATLSLICAFQYGIYLYYKYRREDREEGLLAELKKLEGELTSAQRERQLMKVENGLLAELFAQTDPMRTVEVLLKKFIPHTSTGFGAFFTYDGRGVDLYAQRGLSRPTLDQLVFDQGWIDRVLQDRICRITDAELYNSQFVRCLSIDERRRISELHLLGVTDQHGTFGVIAVTQLFPRNAELHRQQEAAERMLDQVTGLLRHRMNAVDQQQLLKLTQEKLALRTIADRYYDVPTRLLDDFVKRLTSLVEADRGALILFSGGNERHPRAICRQGTGLQVGVEGLWRDHELRIARWSRESGLTGSLNPKQLKEAGVTSLLGRALAVPLYQNDKLIGILCLTRKDQGVFSRMQVSLALWAGEFLAEALLRVVDRVSVERKASLDGLTELANRRTFDQRIVKELETARRNGNECSLLLLDLDHFKSINDRYGHQAGDEVLRQFARLLEGESQKVRSTDCPLVARYGGEEMAILLPGVGMQGASRIAESIRFATSRMVVLHQKQRILISVSIGLACFPRQAMTVDSLIEAADDALYQAKHEGRNTVRVAASTNPRETAVSV
- a CDS encoding ISAzo13 family transposase; its protein translation is MVADNTAGSPVDENLKWTHLPLTQIVQKLARRGIRVCRKTIRKILRSLGFRSRRLVKSVTLSPSRDRDAQFRKISRLSKKYRRRGDPVFSLDSKRKEQLGRIYREGMVWADGPAQVLDHALPAYVEGEVTPHGLYDPSRHLAHVHITTGSDTGEFAVESLRRFWHKHAAEDYGQANSMLLLCDCGGSNSFRSHAFKSHLGELAAELKMSIRVAHLPVYCSKYNPIERRVFAHVERSFRGRIFGDGASVAQAVRETELCEKSGLTITASVIDTEYVPVRQSRRKYDLSDLAITHDRHLPDYNYVIKPRTL
- the aroF gene encoding 3-deoxy-7-phosphoheptulonate synthase codes for the protein MIIVMRQDASREAAEDVARRVEALGLKPHLIFGEERTVVAVVGDDRRKDREKFESCAGVDKVLPILAEYKIASRETKPEPTVIRVQDLVIGDGHFGVIAGPCSVESEEQIMASARAVKAAGARGLRGGAFKPRTSPYSFQGMKEDGLKLLAAAREETGLAVVTEVMTPHHVDLVASYADIMQIGARNMQNYHLLQAVGECDRPVMLKRGASATMDEFLLAAEYILDQGNQQVILCERGIRTFESHTRFTLPLASVPYLKSKTHLPIVVDPSHGTGHANLVPPMCSASVAVQADGIIVEVHPDPPNAMSDGAQSLTFSGFEETMKQCGKIIDALGMTLN